acgtacgtATTTTTACCTGCGTTATGCACGagctattataaatatatacattgtTTGCAAATATCTATTACTAAATTACACCAATTACGACTAAATTACCTCATTGtttgatattatattttcaatattaatattcatattataatatttatattagtaaTTGATAATTGATGAGAAGTAATTATTGGATTTGCAATATTTTTGCCTAACATATTCTTATTTTTCATATACGggatattaataatattaatataatattcatttaaaatttgattttaattcaatttaatatggttggtttggaaaaaaaaataaaagcttaaGGAGGTTCGAGAATAGGTTTGGGAGAGTTTTTGGTAACTATTGTTTtagttaatatatagatatggatatatCTCGGAATCTTCTAGTAACTAATACAATATCTAATTTATAGTTTGATATTATTTTCACAATAATTATCAATGTCATCGCAATTGAAGAAAAACAGTGTAAAAGTGGATACCGGTCTCGGGTCTCATTCGGTACCACTACTTGGTACTGAGATCGGGTCGATACCATTAATTGATCGGGACTTGGTAAAATAGATCGATATAATAAGAGTACTAGTTTTTAGCAACAAAGATGGAAACAAATGGAGATACATTGTCCAATcttctaaacaaaaaaaaatctttctaaatatgaaaaactatataattatatatttattatatatataatagaaattgtgatcacataagattttttaaaaaatgtatactCCCTTGCATCCTTTTAATAATTTTGACAtcataatacttaaaatttaaaataaaatatatctcattaatataaatttttattaaatgctcacaatcttaatcttaatatatactataagacagttgaattaatgacttattaaccaatcacattgttcaatttcataaaattgacttttgatcatgtcatcatttagataaactgcaaattaaaaatcctaatactTATTAtccaaaatatattattatattaatttttagaaaaagtctcattaatttacacatttttattttccatcactaattacactttttagccccgaatacttaatttataagcTAATAATTACAGTGACAAACATATGGTTATTGTActaaaaatataacacttagaaccatatttcttcaaaattataagcttttatgacttaaatgtatgaagatctaatattgataatatcgtaaaccccgtgtccagtgttggacacgggtctaaaatctagtactatatatgtaacattttaatcaccttaatttttCGTTATAATAGGGTGAAAACTATGGTGACTTTTAGGATATGTTTTACTCTTTTGTTTTTACCACCCGTAAGAGTTTCAACCTTGTGTCCACAACTACACAAGTTTAGTTTCCGTTTAGTTTCGTCatttacataataacttattacaacttttcaatatattaacgttgttattatacattttaacatgataacatattttaaagctacCCAGATAGAATTTGGTTTATTTGTAAAGCGTTTATAAATTAACCCGAattgattagctagttattaTATTAATCATATGATGATTTTGACATGGAGAATATAATAAGATGATATGtaacttataataaaaataaaacaaagttaattaATTGTACATAAGGACACAACTAAGTACACAACCATATAGGTGTTggtttcattaaaaataaacataggTAACTTGTATGattatacatgtatgtatatatggtgGCGGATATACAAACATAACTTTACATTCTTGAATAGCCTCCACGATCTTCATATTGCGACATGAATGCATCGTTGAAATTCTTGAAACTGTCCATGATTGCAGGCATGTCTTCTTCAGCTGGCAAGATGGTTGTCCTTAAGTGGAAAACACTATcgtaacaaaaaaataaaaatatattagacGATATATATGTTGGATTGCTAGAAAAATGAGGCTCGGGTACTAAAATGGGCAGGTTTAGGCAGGTTGTGTAACGTCCTTGAAGCCGAAAGCAATGTACTACTTTGAGCTTATAAGGGCCTCAAATTTTTATTCATCTCATACCATTTGGGACGGGTTGATAGACGTTGGTGGTGACAAATTTGTGTCCAAGCTAGTATTTTTTTGTGTTGCCAAAACAGGTTGGATTGAGTACATGAGACAATTTTTGTCCTAATTTCGTTCTAATAAATAGTCATGTGTCAAATAagataacaaaattatataaaaataatggagAATGTAACTTTTGTGCCCAATAGAAAAATAATTTGGGTTACACCAAACCCACTAAACCCATTTGTTTATTAGCTTGTCTTTAATTTTATAATCGAGCAACTAGCAAAAAACCTAACCAAAAAGTAAATGGGTTAAAATGGTTGCCTCTagcataaatattttttaaaaagtgagTGGATTACCCTTCCTTTTGGCCAAACCCGGAACCAGGAACTGTGGAAATGCCTGTGGCTTCCAAGAGCTTAAGGCAATAGAAAACATCGGGAACTTTGCCAGCGGATTTAGCAGCTTCAATTGCTTTAGGAGGTAACTGTATTTGAGGAAACGAGTACATGGCACCTGATACGAAAGTATACATGAAAATGATTGATAAAAGTGATCAAAATAGTTAAAACGTTTCATTATTTGTTAGCGGCTCACCTTCTGTGAAGTTACAAACAACATTTTTGCAGCTATTGAATCCATCGGTCATTATATGTGCTCTTTTCCTTAGTGATTCAAGGATTCCCTTACTGCATACAATAAAGCAAACTCATAAATTGATAAAACTATAGCGCTTTTGGATAGGTAAGATGAAATCAACAAAACTTAGTATTACCTTTCTCTAAGAAACCTCTCATATGAGATATCACCGGGTTTAGGGGGGCTGACCATTACTCCCATCTGTACAATTTGTCAAAAATGATTATTACATGACTCGAAGGTCGTAGAACTGAAGGCATAGTCTTGTAAACCAAGGAATTGTGGAGGAAGGGGAGCATTTTTTAGTAAATGAAGTACATACAAAATGTACTTACGAAAATCTGTCCAGGAATATTTGGACTGAGTGATATTGATGCAACCTTGTATATTTCATCAACTGTCTGCAATATCAGATGTCGATTTAAGCAAGTCAGTCATCATGCCTAATGTGGACATGGTTAATATATGGAATTATAAGTATTTCATATACAAAAATGGCAAATAGCTATTGTGTTGAAGATAATTGGACAAAAACGAGCCTAAACATTTATACATAATTTTCTTCTCTCCTTGTAATTTCcgttgaaaaataaaaaaaaataacggtagattgataggaaccgtttgatcccatgtaccgaattggtacccacataacccccagcagggatagtgtcaaggtaattcaCATTACAAaaaggtcttttttttttcttttctgaatGAGTATCACAGAAAGTATTATTAGTATAAATGGGCTAAAATTGCCTTCAATGGATCACACAAACACAGAGAGCTCCAACAGTTTGCATATCAACTAGTAGTGGTAATTTGATCCAATTGCTTATATTGAGTAAAAACAGTAAATCTTAAATTTAACTAAAATGGAAATGCGAAGTGAGTCGACAATGTCAAGCGCATCAAAAGTGACCCAAACCCACCCATATTGCCAGCTCTTTGACTATCATATCATTATAAAATCACAAACCTGAGGAGGGATGTTGGTCATCTCAAAGTAACCTCCTCGTTGCCCACATTCACCATAAAATCCTTTTGACACTGTGTGAAATGAAACAAGCTGGAGCTCCTTGCTAATCGGTGGACCCATGTCCATCAAAACCTTCACAACCACAACCAAATCATCATTAAAAATACCTTCATTATAAATTGCAGTATATTTTATGTTGAGAAAAGTCTTTACGCCACAAatctaaaattgaaaaagaatcCTTGAAATATACAACACGTCTTGGATGTATATACCTTTTTTGAACTTAAAAATGGCCGTTCATCCTGGTAAACATTCTGCTGATAAACTTCATCCCCAAGCAAGACTAAATTCTctttgtaacaaaattgcaatatTTCCTTCAAGTTCTGGATACTAAGACACTGTCCTGTCGGGTTTCCAGGGTTTATAATCACCATTGCCCTTACCTAATcaaagataaaacaaaaaatatcaaaCTATTATTAATGTTGGTAAATTTGGATACAAAATAACTCAATTATAATTAACTTATGTCAATATGTGgtacattaatttatattttcatgCTTATCAATTAGgctagtaattttttttttttgtaaacaGTGTGCATTAGTATtacatatttatgtttttacatCAACAAAAATCTGCAAAGCGGTATTTTTCGTTCCCATCAACACAAAAGAAACTTACAGTTATTCCTTTAAAGCGTGCCTCTGAAACAGACTGGCGAAGGTTGTTAATATCTAGACCCCAATTCGCAGTTTCTTCTAGGTAGTATGGAACAAGAGAGCCCCCGAATACAGAAATAGCAGCCGAATATAGTGGATACTGAGGAACGGGAACTAGAatctgaaagaaaaaaaaggattcAACATAATATAAAAAGTGCATATGCATAAAAAATTGTACGCTGCCAACAAAGGTTACGTACCCCATCTCCTTGACCACGGATGATGGTTTGCAGTATCTGCATTACTCCTTTACTTGCACCATCGGTTAAATATATTAGTTCTGGATCACTGTCACCATTGATGACAAGAATTGTCAGTTCGCCACTATGGAATATAACTGTAAGCACTTCAGCAGACTCGATAACTTTTACTACGGTTCTGGTGGGACAGCCCGCATAGGcttcttttatatatgtaaataactaTGTGTATCTATattctttgaataatataaaCCTTTTTAGCACAATTagaaggttttatgcatttgTATACACTATAAatgactttcaacccatttgacataCTTAAATTACCTGAcccatttttgttttagtttatattttagcctaacccatttgacccatgaCAAATAAAACATATTCCAAAGTAAGTTCCAGGTAGTACTATTCTAAACAAGTGAAAGAAAGCTAGAGAATTTGATTTGGTTAAAAGATTTGGACTAAAACCAAAACCTTGGATATCCATCTCGCCTCTGAATAAACTCAGCCACTTCTTTCCGTATTCCAGGAAGACCACGTGAGTCACTATAAGCGCCTGCATGATTGACAAAGAGAAACATATAACTAAGATTATTGACTTTTTAAACCATACGACATAAAGAATGACACTCAAAACTAAAGTATCACAAATAAAATGAGACATGTATCAGTTTGTAGCCTCTAAGTCGTACCTAGACCCCCGGATGTGTATGAGAGGTATAATTTAGCTTTTGCAATTGCATCAGCAGGAAACACAAGTCCTACATTTGGATCATCAAGAAGAAAAGGGGCCTGGCAAAGAGCAACCACCTGGCGAGGAAATGTTAGAGGCTTCTGTCCTAAAGCATGAGGATTGCCGACATTTGTGAAGATGATCTGAAAGATAGTAGTTTATGGTTCAGTACATTATGAAGCTGATGATGTTCAATATAACAAAAAGTTTTATGTTAATAGTAGCAACcagaacaacaacaacaactgtttGGTGGTATAGGAGAGGTGGGAATTGGGATGTAGACAATCTTAACACAACCGAGAGTAGGGAGACTTCATGTCAACTGCGTCAAATATAAATGTAACGATCTATGGTAATACACAAACAAGTGACTACAACTAGACATAGAAAGAAAGGAGGGTTGGGTGCGTTGGGTTCGGGTGGAAACATGTCTTCTTGTAGTATGGGTCAAAAAGGTTAGGTTGACTTCGAATTCAAACACTATTCAGATGTATTtactaagaaaacaaaaacaatactattacaagtaaaaaataaatggaTCCATTTGTAAGCATCAAAGGTATATTTTTGGCAACTTTTAACACCTTTTTAGGTAACTTTTCGTATTTGACTCATTAAGCGTGTTTCagataaaacacaaccaaaatcGACCCATATATAAGTGTATGAGTTAATTcgggctatttttttttttttttttgagttctTCAAACTTTATTAAGCTTCTAGGTCGCATTTCTCAAGGCTAACCTTACATAATACATATCAATCAAGAATCTACTAAAAATGATTTCGTTTAGTGTTTACCTTCTTGCCTTCTTTCTGAAGCTCAGAAGCACGAAGATAGAGCTCACCCCTGACAGCATACTGTGCCTtctttatattttcattaatctGGTCATAGTCCAATGCTTTCCGTGACATGCTGATGTGCCAATAGCTATAGTTCCTGTTTACATCATATAACAAATGGTATAAAGGACTTTCACTAACAAGAAATAAGTACTTTCACTAATCCTTTGATAACTACTTTTGTTGCCAAACTGATTAGTCATAACAAATCATTGTAACTTCATATTCAAACATCCCTTAATATACGTTTTGTGTAGTTTCAACAGATTTTAAAAGCTAATGCACCATAACACCATagccagaaaaaaaaaaatccaaaaagccCATGAAAAATACAATAGAACTACAAGACCCTAGTTGGAAAATGAAAACTTAATCACACAAGAAGAACCTGATGAAAATGAGTAAGTACCTAGTGATAGCAGTATAATGCAGgggtgttttttttctttctttctaatttGACCCGAAAACTAGTGAAAGATAAACGAGGCGGGAGGATGAGGATTTAAAAATAGGAATTATAACAACCACTGAAACACGATAAATGGATCATCTCATTTGGAACAAAACAATAATGGGATAAAGGATTGAGTGTTACTAGTGTGGTGTGAGTTTAAACTTTGTATTACTGGTTGATATTTGAGTGTCCCTCTCAATCTTTTATGGTCCTCACCATCTTTGTACTTTTGTCATGCTTCCAACCTTTAAGCCATTTTGACACGTTCAAATTTagaaaaactataatttttttaaggaaCAATATCAACcccaagaacaaaaaaaaaatgtgaacaaTCGTCGCTAAACAAGGCCTGAAACCTCAAAAAGAACCACACGAAACCGTTCTTATCTGCATTGACAGGCCGCCTTCGtgatttacaaaaaaaaaaaaaatcagggtCCAGGGCTAGAGGGACAAATATGCCCCATAAATAAGAGTTGATAGATTATATGAAAAAATGGTCAGAactatatataatcttttttcattttgatacCATATAATTTGTCAATGGAAATTATAGgctttttagtattttaagtTTTGTAATTTTAAGCCGTTAGAAAAATGTTTTGTAGTTCTACGCCATtcgaaaaatgttaattatgaCAAATGGGGTTGGTGGTCAATTAGTAAGGCCTATTGATCCATTTTGTTGGATGACGATCCATTTAAGTTGAATCTTAATGGAGCGGATCATGATCTAATCCATATCCATCCATTGACACCTCTCTACTAAGAtcttttatatctatacttttctACTTCCCATATTTCTATTCTCTCTTTACAGTAATCAAAACCACaaaatgatgatggtgatgtatttgatatatttgaaagatgatggtgatggatgatgatggtggggaggtagaagatgatgatgatagattGGGTATATTTAAAAAGCATAGTAATGTACAATGTCAAAGACTTTTTTTGGGTTTGATGGTGATCCCCCGGTTAGTTTGGCCGGAAAAGTAGCGGCCGACTTTTGAAGATATATTGGTCTGTGGCCGCAATTTGATGGTTATCAATctcacttttatatttttggatGATATTTGTTAGAGATATAGATTTGTTAAAATGTAATGGGTAATTAAAATAATGAAAGTATATCCTTTTCgtatttatactaatttataaagcaaataatttctcttctatttttaaACTTACagcttttaaaatatctaaattacctttctcttttattactaatttaaatattttcacccaATATCCTTAATGTAATTGATTACTTTTATATAACCCCtattaaatcaattatttttacactAATAATCACATTGATACCCACCATTATCACCGCCACCAGCCCAATTCGTCTTTGTCGCCGCTACTACTTATTGTTGCTGACGCATTGCGTAGAATAGTTATCAAAaatttatcaattaattaatctatatattaaaTCATCAGGAAATGAATATCGCCTCAACCGTCAGGATCGcgttttattttgtaataacGAAAGCAAGTATTCATGTgttacggcggtgagatagtgaaggtgataagtcataaagtatgataggtcataggaggtgataagtcatagagtgtcttagccatacgggctccgtccttggatttaaaaattcgtcgaaagtatattaaatgacatctctaatgaaatagcatgaaattttaagaacacccatataatttttataatttatcgatgtacggtttttgagataaagattttgaaataattagagaaataaaatgatttatggagcaaagagaaagttgtaggcattgatgtatggtacattatgtattatcatgtgtacattgttgaaattgaaagttg
The sequence above is drawn from the Erigeron canadensis isolate Cc75 chromosome 4, C_canadensis_v1, whole genome shotgun sequence genome and encodes:
- the LOC122595142 gene encoding glutamate--glyoxylate aminotransferase 2-like; the protein is MSRKALDYDQINENIKKAQYAVRGELYLRASELQKEGKKIIFTNVGNPHALGQKPLTFPRQVVALCQAPFLLDDPNVGLVFPADAIAKAKLYLSYTSGGLGAYSDSRGLPGIRKEVAEFIQRRDGYPSDPELIYLTDGASKGVMQILQTIIRGQGDGILVPVPQYPLYSAAISVFGGSLVPYYLEETANWGLDINNLRQSVSEARFKGITVRAMVIINPGNPTGQCLSIQNLKEILQFCYKENLVLLGDEVYQQNVYQDERPFLSSKKVLMDMGPPISKELQLVSFHTVSKGFYGECGQRGGYFEMTNIPPQTVDEIYKVASISLSPNIPGQIFMGVMVSPPKPGDISYERFLRESKGILESLRKRAHIMTDGFNSCKNVVCNFTEGAMYSFPQIQLPPKAIEAAKSAGKVPDVFYCLKLLEATGISTVPGSGFGQKEGVFHLRTTILPAEEDMPAIMDSFKNFNDAFMSQYEDRGGYSRM